CTGAATGGATGAATTACGAATGGATGAATGGTTTGATCTTTTATCATCTCTGGTTTCATTTTGTAATCAAATTTATGTCATTATGGTCTGATTTGATAAATCAACTGTCAATAAGCTAATAAAGCTAATCAAATTGACTTTCAGAGTTTAATTCTGTTATGTTTCATTATCAGTCAAAAGGAAagaaatctatctatctatctatctatctatctatctaagttttatatgtttttgaGTGCACAGTGCTGTAATCCAGTGTGAAAGACTAGCTTGTGATATTTTGGTAGCATTCATCATCATCCCTGCCTAAACACATCACAAGTGGTCAGCTTCCACAATGAAAATTAAACAGATCATTCAGCTACAGTTCATCACAAACAAACTAAACACAAAGCTGTAGTCCAGGCAGTTTTAGAGAGTCCCTGACACCAAAGCCTGAGCTGTGCATTAGCACTAAGTATCATGAACAGACCTGCTTATTTGTGCTGAAGAACATCTTCCTTTTCTGTATGACAGCTACACAAACAGTGACCAAATATCCTGATGGACTTTTTAGCATCACAAGCTCAACCTGCCTAAAGGTCTATAAAGAAGAAATATGATCTAGGCTTAACATTTAGCCTAAATATTCTGCTCAACGCTTATGTAACTGAAAATTGAAGAAATGCAAACAAAAGGGGCATTTTTATGTCCTTCCTGTAGCAAGATGTCATTCTCATCTTGCCTTAAATAAGCTTCAGTCTGATCAGTCTTTGCTGATTCTAAAAGCCCAGTCTTTTCTACTCACCATGCCTTTAGTTCAGGCACAACTGAGCACAAtcattgtacacacacagaaactatGGTGATAATCAGATAAAGCAAGGTTTATTTCCTTCTCCAGTCTTTGGCTGCACCAGAAGAGAGCATGCGTCATTTCTTCTCACAAGGCAGGGCAAaggtacagagaaaaaaaatgcagagcTCCACCCCTTTTACACGGATATACAGAATACAAGAAGCAACTTGAAATCAGCACCTAAAACTGCGTGTGTTAATGtattttcaaaagaaaataaggAAGACAATCCACTCAATAGGCTGTTTATTTGTACTACTGGCAACTTAAAGTACTGAACCTGAGCACTAGCTAAACAAACAGGAGTGAGTctttgaaagtgaaagtaagTTGGTCCTCTGAGAGTTCATACAGGAAAAAGACGACCAGGAACACAGAGAACctcacaagaaaacaacaaaatggctaCCAGCTCGTCCGAGCTGGACTGCACCTGCCCCGTGTGCTGTGACATTTTTAGGGATCCTGTTCTCTTGTTGTGTGgtcacagcttctgtaaagtcTGTCTTCAGGAATGGTGGAGACAGAGTGGGGTCCAGACATGTCCAGTGTGTAAGGAAATGTTTCCAATGCGTCAACCGCCCCGCAATCTGGCTTTGAAAAACCTGTCTGACACCTTgagacaagagaggagtcaGAGAGATTCACCATCTGAGcagctctgcagtctgcacagtgagaaactcaagctcttctgtcaGGACGACCAACAGCCCATCTGTGTCGTCTGTAGGGATGCAAAGAAACATAAGCAACATAACTGCGTACCCATCAATGAAGCTGCAGAAGACCATAAGGTGAGGCACATACAGGTGAAAATGGAAAGTTCAAAAGAgagggtttggtttggtttggtttggttttgccAGTTTTTCTGATTTTATAAATTATTCTTCATATTGCACATAGCAAACAAATGTCTTATTTAACTGATTCATACTGTATAATCAATGTATGCATATCCTCTCATTTGCAGACCAAACTTAACATCGCACTGATGCACTTAAAAACCAAACTGGGGACATTTAAGTTGGAAAAACTCAACTGTGATAAAATGGCCAGCCACATCAAGGTAAGTTACAGTCACAATAGTTATAGATATTTTTGCGAAAAATTATGTCAACTCTATTTTTGTTAAGAAATATAACTAAtgagttttgttttacaaaaacATTCAGTTATACAATTCAATTCTGCTTTGGACAGAGTTGACAACATACCAACAAATTTCTGTTATGGATGTTAAAACTACAATAGCTACTATTGGATTACTGTATAATTACTAAATTATGAATAGTGAGTTTCAGCTGATCTTCAACTCACTCTTCTCAGCTCCAGGCccagcagacagagaagaggataAAAGAGGAGTTTCGGAAGTTTTACCAGTTCCTGCGAGCAGAGGAGGCCGCTAGGATTGATGCACTGAGGAAAGAGGCGACAACCAAGAGTCAGGCGATGACGATCAGGATTGTGAATTTGACCGCAGAGATCTCCTCGCTCACAGACAAGATCAAAGTCGTAGAGCAGGAGATGAAAGCTGAAGACATCTCATTCATGCTTGTAATCACATTTATGATACATGTTAAATGTTCAATATTAAGATAAGATTGGAATAATAATCTGACCAAATGAGAGGTATTGACTTCTGGCCTTGTTGTCTCTTTATTTCACAGAATGTCAAGTCCACTATAGAGAGGTAAGttcacttcctgtgtgtctcATCCTCTGTGTGAGATCAGAACCACTCCAGATCTGTGACTACCTAATATTCCTGCAGATCCCAGTGCAAACTGCCAGATCCAGAGACTCCATCAGGAGCCCTGATCgacgaggccaaacacctggggAACCTGCTGTTCACAGTCTGGGGGAAGATGAAGGGGATAATCCAATACAGTAAGCAATGCAACATTGTTTTTCACTGGCCATGTTTGTG
This genomic stretch from Centroberyx gerrardi isolate f3 chromosome 18, fCenGer3.hap1.cur.20231027, whole genome shotgun sequence harbors:
- the LOC139924921 gene encoding zinc-binding protein A33-like, whose protein sequence is MATSSSELDCTCPVCCDIFRDPVLLLCGHSFCKVCLQEWWRQSGVQTCPVCKEMFPMRQPPRNLALKNLSDTLRQERSQRDSPSEQLCSLHSEKLKLFCQDDQQPICVVCRDAKKHKQHNCVPINEAAEDHKTKLNIALMHLKTKLGTFKLEKLNCDKMASHIKLQAQQTEKRIKEEFRKFYQFLRAEEAARIDALRKEATTKSQAMTIRIVNLTAEISSLTDKIKVVEQEMKAEDISFMLNVKSTIERSQCKLPDPETPSGALIDEAKHLGNLLFTVWGKMKGIIQYTPVILDPNTGNTLMTISEDLTRVTKSERAQQLPNNPERHGRIVLGSEGFSSGQHSWDVEVGGYWDVGVTAITKRHDCEKNWGIYMCVCTGYLRELTPEDYTKLILVDSFPKKIRVQLDYDQGKLSFFDLDRKTHVRTIKHTFTEPVFPYFNDNTKILPVELSLMTRRPR